A single Nicotiana tabacum cultivar K326 chromosome 5, ASM71507v2, whole genome shotgun sequence DNA region contains:
- the LOC142180859 gene encoding uncharacterized protein LOC142180859: MTSRAWTIFTHKASNVKESRLGVVLITPLAEILRQAIKTIPLTNNEAEYEALIAGLELAWGLGVIEIKYDLQLVVNQIYGIFDTKEERMQQYMIKVQTLLTCFREWSITHIPREENVEEDTLANLGSSTKTKGSISGTVVQLACGTGCG; this comes from the coding sequence ATGACATCAAGAGCTTGGACCATTTTCACACATAAAGCTTCAAATGTCAAAGAGTCTAGGCTTGGGGTGGTCCTAATCACGCCTTTGGCAGAAATCCTGAGGCAGGCTATAAAAACTATTCCTTTGAcaaacaatgaagccgagtatgaggcatTGATTGCAGGACTTGAATTGGCCTGGGGACTTGGCgtcatagaaatcaaatatgATTTGCAGCTGGTGGTAAACCAAATTTATGGGATCTTTGATACTAAGGAGGAACGTATGCAACAATATATGATTAAAGTTCAAACTTTGCTAACGTGCTTCAGGGAGTGGTCCATCACCCACATCCCGAGAGAAGAAAATGTAGAAGAAGATACATTGGCCAACTTAGGGTCGTCTACGAAAACAAAGGGTTCAATTTCTGGTACTGTCGTGCAGCTTGCATGTGGAACTGGATGCGGATGA
- the LOC142180860 gene encoding secreted RxLR effector protein 78-like, which produces MGRKEISPRCMIKIDMQKAYDSHEWVFLEQVLIGLNFPKTFVKWIMTCVQTISYSIVVNGKATTTFATKRGVRQEDPLSHYIFVIAMEYLNRNGIPYQAAEDSEEYAKLNLVQLGFADDLLLFCRGDVISAKLLKSCKRWAFKLVHCPLDT; this is translated from the exons ATGGGGAGGAAAGAAATATCACCTAGATGCATGATCAAGATTGACATGCAAAAGGCTTATGACTCACATGAGTGGGTGTTCCTGGAGCAGGTGCTTATTGGGTTGAATTTCCCTAAGACATTTGTGAAATGGATTATGACATGTGTACAAACAATATCCTACTCTATTGTAGTTAATGGTAAGGCAACTACTACATTTGCTACAAAGAGAGGGGTGAGGCAAGAGGACCCCCTGTCTCACTATATTTTTGTAATAGCAATGGAATACCTTAATAGAAATGGAATACCTTACCAGGCTGCTGAAGACTCTGAAGAGTATGCAAAGCTAAACCTAGTGCAGTTGGGATTTGCAGATGACCTGCTCCTATTCTGCAGGGGAGATGTGATATCTGCAAAGCTACT GAAATCCTGCAAACGTTGGGCTTTCAAGCTGGTACATTGCCCTTTAGATACTTAG
- the LOC107797600 gene encoding regulatory protein NPR5-like (The RefSeq protein has 1 frameshift compared to this genomic sequence) — translation MTLEDSLRSLSLDYLNLLINGQAFSDVTFSVEGRLVHAHKCILAARSLVFRKFFCGPESPGGGPEPLSSRMSSAGVISPRGTSGLQVIPVNSVGYEVFLLMLQFLYSGQVSVVPQKHEPRPNCGERSCWHTHCTSAVDLALDTLAAARSFGVEQLALLTQKQLTSMVEKASIEDVMKVLIASRKQDMPQLWTTCSHLVAKSGLPAEVLAKHLPIDIVAKIEELRLKSSLVRRSLIPHHHHQHHQHDLSTASELEDQKIRRMRRALDSSDVELVKLMVMGEGLNLDESIALHYAVENCSREVVKALLELGAANVNYPAGLAGKTPLHIAAEMVSPDMVAVLLDHHADPNVRTVDGITPLDILRTLTSDFLFKGAVPGLNHIEPNKLRLCLELVQSAAMVISREEENANNPTSTAVYQPINEDHSTSNSSNMGNLNLDSRMVYLNLGATSSAPPQMGCKMNEGDNDSSHNNKQNRHSGFDPSSMYHHSPS, via the exons ATGACTCTTGAGGATTCCTTAAGATCTCTCTCTTTGGATTATCTTAACCTTCTCATCAACGGCCAAGCTTTCAGTGATGTTACTTTCAGTGTTGAAGGTCGCCTGGTTCATGCTCACAAATGCATCTTAGCTGCAAGGAGTCTTGTCTTCAGGAAATTTTTTTGTGGGCCCGAGTCGCCTGGTGGCGGCCCGGAACCATTGAGCTCAAGAATGAGTTCCGCGGGCGTCATCAGCCCGCGGGGTACAAGTGGTTTACAGGTAATACCTGTGAACTCAGTAGGGTATGAGGTATTCTTGTTGATGTTGCAGTTTTTGTACAGTGGACAAGTTTCAGTTGTGCCACAGAAACATGAACCAAGGCCTAATTGTGGAGAGAGAAGCTGTTGGCATACACATTGTACCTCAGCCGTTGATCTTGCACTTGACACTCTCGCAGCGGCTAGATCTTTTGGTGTTGAACAGCTTGCTTTGCTCACTCAG AAGCAATTGACAAGCATGGTAGAAAAGGCTTCAATTGAGGATGTGATGAAAGTTTTGATAGCTTCAAGAAAGCAAGACATGCCCCAGCTTTGGACTACATGTTCCCATTTAGTTGCAAAATCTGGCCTTCCAGCAGAAGTCTTAGCCAAGCACCTTCCCATTGATATTGTAGCAAAAATTGAAGAGCTCCGCCTCAAATCCTCCCTAGTGCGACGATCCCTAATCCctcaccaccaccaccaacacCATCAACACGACCTTAGCACGGCTTCAGAGCTTGAGGACCAAAAAATCCGACGAATGAGACGCGCTCTCGACTCATCTGACGTCGAACTTGTCAAGCTTATGGTTATGGGTGAAGGCCTAAATCTTGATGAATCAATAGCCTTGCATTATGCTGTCGAGAATTGCAGTCGGGAAGTTGTTAAGGCGCTCCTCGAGCTCGGTGCAGCCAATGTAAACTACCCAGCCGGGCTAGCGGGCAAAACCCCACTTCACATTGCAGCTGAAATGGTGTCTCCGGACATGGTGGCTGTCCTATTAGACCACCATGCCGATCCAAATGTACGAACGGTGGATGGGATCACTCCACTCGATATTCTCCGAACCCTAACATCAGATTTTCTATTCAAAGGAGCTGTCCCTGGACTCAATCACATTGAACCAAATAAGCTAAGACTTTGTCTCGAACTTGTTCAATCAGCAGCCATGGTGATTTCTCGAGAGGAAGAAAATGCAAACAACCCAACTTCCACAGCGGTATATCAACCCATAAATGAAGATCACAGCACAAGCAATTCTAGCAATATGGGAAACCTGAACTTGGATTCAAGAATGGTGTATTTAAATCTTGGTGCAACTTCTTCAGCTCCTCCTCAAATGGGGTGTAAAATGAACGAGGGAGATAATGATAGCAGCCACAACAACAAACAGAATCGCCACAGTGGCTTTGACCCATCATCAATGTACCACCATTC ATCATGA
- the LOC107797600 gene encoding regulatory protein NPR5-like isoform X1 gives MTLEDSLRSLSLDYLNLLINGQAFSDVTFSVEGRLVHAHKCILAARSLVFRKFFCGPESPGGGPEPLSSRMSSAGVISPRGTSGLQVIPVNSVGYEVFLLMLQFLYSGQVSVVPQKHEPRPNCGERSCWHTHCTSAVDLALDTLAAARSFGVEQLALLTQKQLTSMVEKASIEDVMKVLIASRKQDMPQLWTTCSHLVAKSGLPAEVLAKHLPIDIVAKIEELRLKSSLVRRSLIPHHHHQHHQHDLSTASELEDQKIRRMRRALDSSDVELVKLMVMGEGLNLDESIALHYAVENCSREVVKALLELGAANVNYPAGLAGKTPLHIAAEMVSPDMVAVLLDHHADPNVRTVDGITPLDILRTLTSDFLFKGAVPGLNHIEPNKLRLCLELVQSAAMVISREEENANNPTSTAVYQPINEDHSTSNSSNMGNLNLDSRMVYLNLGATSSAPPQMGCKMNEGDNDSSHNNKQNRHSGFDPSSMYHHSHHEY, from the exons ATGACTCTTGAGGATTCCTTAAGATCTCTCTCTTTGGATTATCTTAACCTTCTCATCAACGGCCAAGCTTTCAGTGATGTTACTTTCAGTGTTGAAGGTCGCCTGGTTCATGCTCACAAATGCATCTTAGCTGCAAGGAGTCTTGTCTTCAGGAAATTTTTTTGTGGGCCCGAGTCGCCTGGTGGCGGCCCGGAACCATTGAGCTCAAGAATGAGTTCCGCGGGCGTCATCAGCCCGCGGGGTACAAGTGGTTTACAGGTAATACCTGTGAACTCAGTAGGGTATGAGGTATTCTTGTTGATGTTGCAGTTTTTGTACAGTGGACAAGTTTCAGTTGTGCCACAGAAACATGAACCAAGGCCTAATTGTGGAGAGAGAAGCTGTTGGCATACACATTGTACCTCAGCCGTTGATCTTGCACTTGACACTCTCGCAGCGGCTAGATCTTTTGGTGTTGAACAGCTTGCTTTGCTCACTCAG AAGCAATTGACAAGCATGGTAGAAAAGGCTTCAATTGAGGATGTGATGAAAGTTTTGATAGCTTCAAGAAAGCAAGACATGCCCCAGCTTTGGACTACATGTTCCCATTTAGTTGCAAAATCTGGCCTTCCAGCAGAAGTCTTAGCCAAGCACCTTCCCATTGATATTGTAGCAAAAATTGAAGAGCTCCGCCTCAAATCCTCCCTAGTGCGACGATCCCTAATCCctcaccaccaccaccaacacCATCAACACGACCTTAGCACGGCTTCAGAGCTTGAGGACCAAAAAATCCGACGAATGAGACGCGCTCTCGACTCATCTGACGTCGAACTTGTCAAGCTTATGGTTATGGGTGAAGGCCTAAATCTTGATGAATCAATAGCCTTGCATTATGCTGTCGAGAATTGCAGTCGGGAAGTTGTTAAGGCGCTCCTCGAGCTCGGTGCAGCCAATGTAAACTACCCAGCCGGGCTAGCGGGCAAAACCCCACTTCACATTGCAGCTGAAATGGTGTCTCCGGACATGGTGGCTGTCCTATTAGACCACCATGCCGATCCAAATGTACGAACGGTGGATGGGATCACTCCACTCGATATTCTCCGAACCCTAACATCAGATTTTCTATTCAAAGGAGCTGTCCCTGGACTCAATCACATTGAACCAAATAAGCTAAGACTTTGTCTCGAACTTGTTCAATCAGCAGCCATGGTGATTTCTCGAGAGGAAGAAAATGCAAACAACCCAACTTCCACAGCGGTATATCAACCCATAAATGAAGATCACAGCACAAGCAATTCTAGCAATATGGGAAACCTGAACTTGGATTCAAGAATGGTGTATTTAAATCTTGGTGCAACTTCTTCAGCTCCTCCTCAAATGGGGTGTAAAATGAACGAGGGAGATAATGATAGCAGCCACAACAACAAACAGAATCGCCACAGTGGCTTTGACCCATCATCAATGTACCACCATTCTCATCATGAATATTAA